A region of the Rickettsiales bacterium Ac37b genome:
GCTATTTTTACTTTAAGAATTTTTACTATAGCGAATTAATTTGTAATAGGGATAGAAACGAGGCGCGAAGTGTACTCATAGCTACAAGCTAACCGAGTGACGACGTCCCAAACAACAAGTTAAAATCAAGAAACTATATTTGTAATTATTCTCAAAATATTATATATTCCCCATATTAAAAATTATATATTATATATGAGGTTAACTATGAAATATCTAATCACTCTACTAGCTGGTTTCTTATTCATGTCTATGGCTTATGCAGAAATAGATACCATAGTGATCAAGGATGGAGATATTTCAAAAAATGAAATATCTATACCAGCAAATACTAGCATCGAATTTAAAATAATGAACTTAGATGAAAACTTTGATGAATTTAGCAGTCAAGCACTTAATCTTAAAATAGAAGCTATGCCTGTAAATAGTGAATTAACAGTTAAATTACCTCCTCTTACCTCAGGCATATATCCTTTTAAAGTCGAGTTTGAAGGTAGATTACACCACTCCAAAGATAAAAATGTATATGGTACTATTAATATAAAACAATAAACATATAAAAATAGTTATGACAATATCTATAGTAAATTATATTTAGTAAATGTTCTTTCAAGATAACATAGAAGAACATTTACATTTAGTATATTCTATTCTTGATAATATTTAAATTTTATACCATTTTAATAATATAATCTTAATATTTTATATATATTATACTCAAATGTATAATTTTTTTATAATATTTATATGGAGTATTATATGCCCAAAGACGCTACCTTCACCAAGCCAGATAAAAGCAAATTTACTAAAACAGAATGTGAAATTCATGATATATGTGAAAAAATAAAGAACCTCAAAGTTCAGCAGGAATATCAAAAACATGAACTTCAAGTACATAAAAACACTCTACAAACCACCAATTCTGCAAATACTAAAACTGAAGAAATAAAAAAAATTGGTATGATAGATCAAAAATTAGTAGAGCTAGCTAAAGATATCAGTACCCAAGAAAAAAAGCTTGATAAGCTAAAATTAGATGTTTTAAAATATAAAAAACAATGTGAAGAAGCTTCAAGCTATTTTGACTATGAAGTTAATCAAGCAAATGAATGTCTAAAGGATATTTGTAACACTCTGCAACAGAACACTAATCTTGATACTATAACTGGTCACTCAGAACAAATTGATTCAGGTGCACCGTCTACTTCAACCTCTTATACATCTTCACCCGAAGAACCATCTGCACCATATGCTTCAGCTTCTATATATCCTCCATTAGAAAATCCTCCCCCTTATGATTCTCTTTTACCTCAAGAAAATAATCAATTACCAGAAAATTCTAATTCTACACCACAAGCCACACACACTACCTTTGCATTCTCAATAGGCCAGATTCCTGTCGTAGGAAAACTGTTTGATCCATTTTTCCATAAAGAATAAATCATCTATTATAACCATGAAAGGGTTACCAAGAGAATACATTAAAATTATCTTTAATATTTCATTTTTCTCTTCCTGATTATGAACAAGTTGCCTAGTCTTATAAGTCACCTCTCACTCAAGTGAGAGGTTGCTTAACTACGAGATTAAAGACGATTAATCATAGCTTGAAGTAGTTTTTTATATTTTATAACCTACAACAAGGCTTTATAGGCCTTATGGTATAGTCAATTAAGTTGAGAATAGCATAGAGAAGCCATAATCAATAGCATCGCTAAGGTTATTAAAATTAGTAATGATAGGTTTGATTTTAGCTTTTAAATGAGCCCAATATTTTTCAATTGGGTTGAGATCAGGAGAGTAAGGTGGTAAGAATAAAAGTTTACAGCCTATATCTTCTATTAAATTCCTAGTTCTAGCTGACTTATGGAACGTTGCATTATCAAGTATTACAACTTGACCAAATCTTAGTTCGGGCACCAAACACTGACTAACCCACTCGTTAAAAACTTCTGTATTACATGTGCCCTTGAAACACATTGGCGCAATAATTTTCTTCCCAACCTTACCTGCAATAAAGCTTTCTCAATCATGTTTTTTACCTGAGATATCACCATAAACTTTACTTCCTCTGAGACTGTATCCCCAAGAATAGTACAAATAGCTATCAATTCCACTCTCATCAATATAAACTATATCTTCCGCTTTATAGTTTGCGATAGCTGCCAAAAATAATTGCCGTTTTGCTTCATCCCGTTCACGATAGAGTGTGGTCTTTTTTTTCGTGTGATCCCCAAAGTCTTGAATGCCAAACAGATAGCAGCTGTAGACACATTAAAAACCTTTGCAAAATCAGATAATAGCCAATTGCTGTTTTTAGACACCTCGTTTAATAATTTGATTGGATCAAGCTTCTTCCATGGCTTAGCTGCTCGTGTGGCTGCTAAATTCCCGGATTTCGATCTCGATAACCATCTATAAATTGTTCTTTCACCTATGCCAAAAATTCTTGCAGCTTCTTCTCTGGTATAACCTTTATTAACATAGTGAATTACTTTTTTACGTAAATCTAAGGAATATGCCATTGCTTCTACTGTTTTGGGTTTATGAGCTTTTTAATATATCATATATCATGTCTTTATCAACTTAATTTACTATAATTGTTCTTTGGTGTAATCCAATAAATAATTAAGAGCTTCAAGATTATTATATTTTATTGCCTCTTGTATAAGTGTAGTCTTTTTAATGGTAACTTTTCCAAGATAATTCTTTATTATATCAGTAAGATTATGTTGTGCAGCCCATAAGGTTATATTATTACTTATATCTCTTTTAGATTCGTTTACAGCTTGTATTATTTTTTCTTGAATTTTTTGTATATCTCTTGAATGCAATAATTGATCTATTAAAAATATATCATTTACATCTTGAAAAATATTGATTAAGGCAAGGTGAGATACCAATATATCTAGCTGGTGTATATCATATTGTTCTATTCCTCATATATTATTTTACAGCTATGTAAATGGTCGCTATAACGTATTAATGATGTAATTTTTGCCTCAGGAATCTCTGACATTCTTTTTAAACTTTTTATTATTTGCTCTTGCGTAGGTTGTTGACGTGACGGAGTATAGTATAATCTTGCCTTGGTAAATAGTTTTTTGATTACGTCTGCATCCTCTGGAGTTTGTAGATAAAATTGTTCAAAAAGATCAAGTATGTGAGAATAAAAAATCTGTCTTTCTTCTCTAGTTAACACATCCTGGGTGACCAAAAAATGATCTTCAGTATTTTCACATTCTTTATCAAGTCTATGCATATATTGTTGTTCTGATAACTTATTTTTCAACTCCATATTGTTTTGATTGTGCTGCTTTAAAATATTTTCTTTAATTTTTTTAGCTTCTACTGGTGAGGAATAAATAAGTAATGCATTTTTATAGTCTTGCTTATCTAGTAAAAATTCTTTAG
Encoded here:
- a CDS encoding Transposase; protein product: MAYSLDLRKKVIHYVNKGYTREEAARIFGIGERTIYRWLSRSKSGNLAATRAAKPWKKLDPIKLLNEVSKNSNWLLSDFAKVFNVSTAAICLAFKTLGITRKKRPHSIVNGMKQNGNYFWQLSQTIKRKI